Proteins from a genomic interval of Phlebotomus papatasi isolate M1 chromosome 3, Ppap_2.1, whole genome shotgun sequence:
- the LOC129805649 gene encoding uncharacterized protein LOC129805649, with protein sequence MKEEFEGEKDLEELIKAICHYFKEDAHIILQHREINSQNLMTSHPGIYIIENTGDHMIFYKGQKVQKGPNVWEAFEIMFAMYYIFKECFPREIACTLDFF encoded by the exons ATGAAGGAAGAATTCGAAGGAGAAAAAGACCTGGAGGAATTGATAAAGGCGATTTGCCACTATTTCAAGGAAGATGCTCACATAATTTTGCAACACCGAGAG ATCAATTCGCAAAATCTCATGACGTCACATCCTGGAATTTATATTATAG AAAACACAGGAGATCATATGATATTCTACAAAGGTCAAAAGGTTCAGAAAGGACCAAATGTCTGGGAAGCGTTCGAAATAATGTTCGCAATGTATTACATTTTCAAGGAATGCTTTCCCAGAGAGATTGCTTGTACACTGGATTTTTTCTAG